The Streptomyces camelliae genome window below encodes:
- the qcrC gene encoding cytochrome bc1 complex diheme cytochrome c subunit: MKKLSARRRHPLAAVVVLLLALAATGGLYAAFAPAGKAQADETSQSLTIKEGKKLYEVGCASCHGTGGQGSSDGPSLVGVGAAAVDFQVGTGRMPAATSQGAQVPRKKVIYNQTQIDQLAAYVASLGAGPSIPTKDQYGPDGADIAKGGELFRTNCAQCHNFTGKGGALTKGKFAPSLEGVAPKHIYEAMQTGPQNMPSFPDTTMTSKNKKDIIAYLNAVNGDKTENPGGLELGGIGPVSEGLFAWIFGLGALIAVAVWVAARTAKAKKS; this comes from the coding sequence GTGAAAAAGCTCTCCGCACGACGACGCCATCCGCTGGCGGCGGTCGTCGTCCTACTCCTCGCGCTGGCGGCCACTGGGGGGCTGTACGCCGCGTTCGCACCCGCGGGCAAGGCGCAGGCCGATGAAACCTCCCAGTCCCTGACCATCAAGGAGGGCAAGAAGCTCTACGAGGTCGGCTGCGCCAGCTGCCACGGCACCGGTGGCCAGGGCTCCTCCGACGGGCCGAGCCTGGTCGGCGTGGGCGCCGCGGCCGTCGACTTCCAGGTCGGCACGGGCCGTATGCCGGCCGCCACCTCGCAGGGCGCCCAGGTCCCGCGCAAGAAGGTCATCTACAACCAGACGCAGATCGACCAGCTCGCCGCGTACGTCGCCTCGCTGGGCGCCGGCCCGAGCATCCCCACCAAGGACCAGTACGGCCCGGACGGGGCGGACATCGCCAAGGGTGGCGAGCTGTTCCGCACCAACTGCGCGCAGTGCCACAACTTCACCGGCAAGGGCGGTGCCCTGACCAAGGGCAAGTTCGCGCCCAGCCTGGAGGGTGTCGCTCCGAAGCACATCTACGAGGCCATGCAGACGGGCCCGCAGAACATGCCGTCCTTCCCCGACACCACGATGACGTCGAAGAACAAGAAGGACATCATCGCGTACCTGAACGCGGTCAACGGCGACAAGACGGAGAACCCGGGCGGTCTGGAGCTGGGCGGCATCGGGCCGGTCAGTGAGGGTCTGTTCGCCTGGATCTTCGGCCTCGGCGCGCTGATCGCGGTCGCCGTCTGGGTCGCCGCTCGGACCGCAAAGGCCAAGAAGTCATGA
- the qcrA gene encoding cytochrome bc1 complex Rieske iron-sulfur subunit, translated as MSSQDIPEENLPAEQEHAHGAVSVADEKNPFADPGLPPHEHRIQDIDERAAKRSERVVALLFTVSMLATVGFIASYLAIPHDKSIFVFPIGHISALNFALGLTLGAALFCIGAGAVHWARTLMSDVEMADERHAIEAPPELKAKVMADFRQGAEESGLGRRKLIRNTMFGALTLMPLSAVFLLGGLGPAPKSKLRHTMWAKGKRLVNMNTNQPLRPEDVMVGSLTFAKPDGLEETNEDFQNEIAKAALMIVRLQPGNIKDKRELDWSHEGIVAFSKICTHVGCPISLYEQQTHHVLCPCHQSTFDLSDGARVIFGPAGHALPQLRIGVDSDGYLQALGDFEEPVGPAFWERG; from the coding sequence ATGAGTAGCCAAGACATTCCAGAAGAGAACCTGCCCGCTGAGCAGGAGCACGCGCACGGCGCCGTGAGCGTGGCGGACGAGAAGAACCCGTTCGCCGACCCGGGCCTGCCCCCGCACGAGCACCGTATCCAGGACATCGACGAGCGGGCCGCCAAGCGGTCCGAGCGCGTCGTCGCCCTGCTGTTCACGGTGTCGATGCTGGCCACCGTCGGCTTCATCGCCTCCTACCTGGCCATCCCGCACGACAAGTCGATCTTCGTCTTCCCGATCGGGCACATCAGCGCGCTGAACTTCGCGCTGGGTCTGACCCTCGGTGCGGCGCTGTTCTGCATCGGCGCGGGCGCGGTCCACTGGGCCCGCACCCTGATGTCCGACGTGGAGATGGCCGACGAGCGGCACGCGATCGAGGCCCCGCCGGAGCTCAAGGCGAAGGTCATGGCGGACTTCCGCCAGGGTGCCGAGGAGTCCGGTCTCGGCCGGCGCAAGCTGATCCGCAACACGATGTTCGGCGCGCTGACCCTGATGCCGCTCTCCGCCGTCTTCCTGCTCGGCGGTCTCGGCCCGGCGCCGAAGTCCAAGCTGCGGCACACCATGTGGGCCAAGGGCAAGCGCCTGGTCAACATGAACACGAACCAGCCGCTGCGTCCCGAGGACGTCATGGTCGGCTCGCTCACCTTCGCCAAGCCCGACGGCCTGGAGGAGACGAACGAGGACTTCCAGAACGAGATCGCCAAGGCCGCCCTGATGATCGTCCGGCTGCAGCCGGGCAACATCAAGGACAAGCGCGAGCTCGACTGGTCGCACGAGGGCATCGTCGCCTTCTCGAAGATCTGCACCCACGTCGGCTGCCCGATCTCGCTGTACGAGCAGCAGACGCACCACGTGCTGTGCCCGTGCCACCAGTCCACCTTCGACCTCTCCGACGGTGCCCGAGTGATCTTCGGTCCCGCCGGCCACGCCCTGCCGCAGCTGCGCATCGGCGTGGACAGTGACGGTTACCTCCAGGCGCTCGGCGACTTCGAGGAGCCCGTCGGTCCTGCATTCTGGGAGCGCGGATGA
- the qcrB gene encoding cytochrome bc1 complex cytochrome b subunit, which translates to MSTNANDTNPSAAAAAGRSRGNAPAGERVADWVDGRLGIYSLAKSNMRKIFPDHWSFMLGEVCMYSFIIIILTGVYLTLFFHPSMNEVVYHGSYVPLQGQLMSEAFNSTVHISFDVRGGLLIRQIHHWAALIFLAGMFVHMMRVFFTGAFRKPREINWLFGFLLFVLGMFTGFTGYSLPDDLLSGTGVRFTEGAILSIPIVGTYISMFLFGGQFPGHDFVARFYSIHILLLPGIMLGLMVAHLILVFYHKHTQFAGPGKSEKNVVGMPLLPVYMAKAGGFFFLVFGVIAAIAAVAQINPIWAMGPYRPDQVSTGAQPDWYMGFAEGLIRYMPGWEINFWGHTLVLGVFIPLVLFGLVLAAIAVYPFIESWVTGDKSEHHILDRPRNAPTRTGFGVAWVTVYMIGLVGGGNDLWATHFHLSINDVTWFVRIGFFVGPVIAFIVTKRICMGLQRRDREKVLHGRETGIIKRLPHGEFIEVHEPLSQEQLHTLTAHHQYEPAQVGPAVDENGVERKIPASEKLRVKLSSAYYGEDNQIPKATVEEYKEITSGHGHH; encoded by the coding sequence ATGAGCACTAACGCGAACGACACGAACCCATCTGCCGCTGCCGCGGCGGGCCGCTCTCGCGGGAACGCCCCGGCCGGCGAGCGCGTCGCCGACTGGGTCGACGGCCGCCTGGGGATCTACTCCCTGGCCAAGAGCAACATGCGCAAGATCTTCCCCGACCACTGGTCGTTCATGTTGGGCGAAGTGTGCATGTACAGCTTCATCATCATCATCCTGACGGGTGTCTATCTGACGCTGTTCTTCCACCCGTCGATGAACGAGGTCGTGTACCACGGCTCGTATGTCCCGCTCCAGGGACAGCTGATGTCCGAGGCGTTCAACTCGACCGTGCACATCTCCTTCGACGTGCGTGGTGGTCTGCTCATCCGGCAGATCCACCACTGGGCCGCGCTGATCTTCCTCGCGGGCATGTTCGTGCACATGATGCGCGTGTTCTTCACCGGCGCGTTCCGCAAGCCGCGTGAGATCAACTGGCTGTTCGGCTTCCTGCTGTTCGTCCTCGGCATGTTCACCGGCTTCACCGGTTACTCGCTCCCGGACGACCTGCTCTCCGGCACCGGTGTGCGCTTCACCGAGGGTGCGATCCTGTCGATCCCGATCGTCGGCACGTACATCTCGATGTTCCTCTTCGGCGGCCAGTTCCCCGGTCACGACTTCGTCGCCCGGTTCTACTCGATCCACATCCTGCTGCTGCCGGGCATCATGCTCGGCCTGATGGTGGCGCACCTGATCCTGGTCTTCTACCACAAGCACACGCAGTTCGCGGGCCCCGGAAAGAGCGAGAAGAACGTCGTCGGCATGCCGCTGCTGCCGGTGTACATGGCCAAGGCCGGAGGCTTCTTCTTCCTGGTCTTCGGTGTCATCGCGGCCATCGCGGCGGTCGCTCAGATCAACCCGATCTGGGCCATGGGCCCCTACCGTCCGGACCAGGTGTCCACCGGCGCCCAGCCCGACTGGTACATGGGCTTCGCCGAGGGTCTGATCCGCTACATGCCGGGCTGGGAGATCAACTTCTGGGGTCACACGCTCGTCCTGGGCGTGTTCATCCCGCTGGTGCTCTTCGGTCTCGTCCTGGCGGCGATCGCGGTCTACCCGTTCATCGAGTCCTGGGTCACCGGCGACAAGAGCGAGCACCACATCCTGGACCGCCCCCGCAACGCCCCGACCCGTACCGGCTTCGGTGTCGCCTGGGTGACGGTCTACATGATCGGCCTGGTCGGCGGTGGCAACGACCTGTGGGCCACCCACTTCCACCTGTCGATCAACGACGTCACCTGGTTCGTCCGGATCGGCTTCTTCGTCGGCCCGGTCATCGCGTTCATCGTCACCAAGCGGATCTGCATGGGTCTGCAGCGCCGGGACCGCGAGAAGGTGCTGCACGGTCGCGAGACCGGCATCATCAAGCGCCTGCCGCACGGTGAGTTCATCGAGGTGCACGAGCCGCTCAGCCAGGAGCAGCTGCACACCCTCACGGCTCACCACCAGTACGAGCCGGCCCAGGTCGGCCCGGCGGTCGACGAGAACGGTGTCGAGCGCAAGATCCCGGCCTCGGAGAAGCTGCGGGTGAAGCTGTCCAGCGCCTACTACGGCGAGGACAACCAGATCCCGAAGGCCACCGTCGAGGAATACAAGGAGATCACGAGCGGCCACGGCCACCACTGA
- the trpD gene encoding anthranilate phosphoribosyltransferase produces MSAVTPAGGDTAAGRSWPALLNGLLGGQDLSADDTAWAMDRIMRGEATDAQIAGFAVALRAKGQTVEEITGLVRTMYEHANVIEVPGRTVDIVGTGGDGARTVNISTMSSLVVAGTGAKVVKHGNRAASSASGASDVLERLGVNLDLTPRRVAEVADEAGITFCFAVKFHPALRHVGAARGQLGIRTVFNLLGPLTNPAKVRSQAVGVAVAREAPIVAGVLAERGNSALVFRGDDGLDELTTTATSHVWVVRDGKVTEEVFDPREAGIDLVPLEALRGGDPAHNAEVARRLLDGERGPVRDAVLLNSAAALVALNPVDASLTEQIRAGMAQAAESIDSGAAKQALERWVAATNR; encoded by the coding sequence ATGAGCGCTGTGACCCCCGCTGGAGGCGACACCGCGGCGGGCCGCTCCTGGCCCGCCCTGCTGAACGGCCTGCTCGGCGGCCAGGACCTGTCCGCCGACGACACCGCGTGGGCGATGGACCGGATCATGCGCGGCGAGGCGACCGACGCGCAGATCGCCGGGTTCGCGGTGGCGCTGCGGGCCAAGGGCCAGACGGTCGAGGAGATCACCGGTCTGGTCCGCACGATGTACGAGCACGCGAACGTGATCGAGGTGCCGGGCCGCACCGTCGACATCGTCGGCACCGGCGGTGACGGGGCGAGGACGGTGAACATCTCCACGATGTCCTCGCTGGTCGTCGCCGGTACGGGCGCCAAGGTGGTCAAGCACGGCAACCGCGCCGCCTCCTCCGCCTCCGGGGCCTCCGACGTCCTGGAGAGGCTGGGCGTCAACCTCGACCTCACGCCCCGGCGGGTGGCCGAGGTCGCCGACGAGGCCGGCATCACCTTCTGTTTCGCGGTCAAGTTCCACCCGGCGCTGCGTCATGTGGGCGCCGCCCGCGGTCAGTTGGGCATCCGGACGGTGTTCAACCTGCTCGGTCCGCTGACCAACCCGGCGAAGGTGCGTTCCCAGGCGGTCGGCGTGGCCGTCGCGCGGGAGGCGCCGATCGTCGCGGGCGTGCTCGCGGAGCGCGGCAACTCCGCGCTGGTCTTCCGTGGCGACGACGGCCTGGACGAGCTGACGACCACGGCCACCTCCCATGTCTGGGTCGTCAGGGACGGTAAGGTCACCGAGGAGGTCTTCGACCCGCGCGAGGCGGGCATCGACCTCGTCCCCCTGGAGGCCCTGCGCGGCGGCGACCCGGCCCACAACGCGGAGGTGGCCCGCCGCCTCCTCGACGGCGAGCGGGGCCCGGTCCGGGACGCCGTGCTGCTGAACTCGGCGGCGGCCCTGGTCGCCCTGAACCCGGTGGACGCCTCGCTGACCGAACAGATCCGGGCCGGCATGGCCCAGGCCGCCGAGTCGATCGACTCGGGTGCGGCGAAGCAGGCGCTGGAGCGGTGGGTGGCCGCCACGAATCGCTAG
- a CDS encoding aminotransferase class V-fold PLP-dependent enzyme codes for MSVFTAAADQSVCSPLPVLGRDVTVPLVTGGEVTYAALDYAASAPALQRVWDDVAAYAPYYGSVHRGAGYLSQLSTDLFENARRTVAEFLGCRADDQVVFTRSTTDSLNLLARAIPAGCEVFVFETEHHASLLPWQDANVTYLDAPRTPRQAVETLERALADRTASVQAGHGPALVCVTGASNVTGELWPVRELTAAAHAHGARIVLDAAQLAPHHPVDVRDLDVDWVAFSGHKLYAPFGSGVLAGRADWLRAAEPYLAGGGASRKVTRRPDGGVAVEWHESAARHEAGSPNVIGAYSIASACKALTEAGWDTLVAREQYLIGKVRAGLAEVPQVKVLSLFGDDAPRVGVISFVVEGWNSSHFAAALSAEYGIGVRDGLFCAHPLVRTLLGSDPQTQGECGAPEAAPGEKSLNAIRVSFGAGTPDEHVDRFVTAVRELVTEGAKWTYRTEDGRCVPAV; via the coding sequence ATGTCTGTCTTCACCGCTGCCGCCGACCAGTCCGTCTGCTCCCCGTTGCCCGTTCTGGGCCGGGATGTCACGGTCCCGCTCGTCACCGGTGGCGAGGTCACCTACGCGGCCCTCGACTACGCGGCCAGCGCCCCCGCCCTCCAGCGCGTCTGGGACGACGTCGCCGCCTACGCGCCGTACTACGGCAGCGTCCACCGCGGTGCCGGCTACCTCTCGCAGCTCTCCACCGACCTGTTCGAGAACGCCCGCCGGACGGTCGCCGAGTTCCTCGGCTGCCGCGCCGACGACCAGGTGGTCTTCACCCGCTCCACGACCGACTCCCTGAACCTGCTGGCCCGGGCGATCCCGGCCGGCTGCGAGGTCTTCGTCTTCGAGACCGAGCACCACGCCTCCCTGCTGCCCTGGCAGGACGCGAACGTCACCTACCTCGACGCCCCGCGCACCCCGCGGCAGGCCGTGGAGACCCTGGAGCGGGCCCTCGCCGACCGCACTGCATCTGTTCAAGCGGGGCACGGCCCGGCCCTGGTCTGCGTCACCGGCGCCTCCAATGTCACCGGCGAGCTGTGGCCGGTGCGCGAGCTGACCGCCGCCGCGCACGCCCACGGCGCCCGGATCGTCCTGGACGCCGCCCAGCTCGCCCCGCACCACCCGGTGGACGTCCGCGACCTGGACGTCGACTGGGTCGCCTTCTCCGGGCACAAGCTGTACGCCCCCTTCGGCTCCGGAGTCCTCGCGGGCCGCGCCGACTGGCTGCGCGCGGCCGAGCCGTACCTCGCGGGCGGCGGCGCCAGCCGCAAGGTGACCCGGCGCCCGGACGGGGGAGTCGCCGTGGAGTGGCACGAGAGCGCCGCCCGGCACGAGGCGGGCTCGCCGAACGTCATCGGCGCCTACTCCATCGCGTCGGCCTGCAAGGCGCTCACCGAGGCCGGCTGGGACACCCTGGTCGCCCGCGAGCAGTACCTGATCGGCAAGGTCCGGGCGGGTCTGGCCGAGGTCCCGCAGGTGAAGGTGCTGTCGCTGTTCGGGGACGACGCCCCGCGCGTCGGCGTGATCTCCTTCGTGGTGGAGGGCTGGAACAGCTCCCACTTCGCCGCCGCGCTCTCCGCCGAGTACGGCATCGGCGTCCGCGACGGCCTCTTCTGCGCCCACCCCCTGGTCCGCACGCTGCTCGGCAGCGACCCGCAGACCCAGGGCGAGTGCGGCGCCCCCGAGGCGGCGCCGGGGGAGAAGTCCCTCAACGCCATCCGCGTGAGCTTCGGCGCGGGCACCCCCGACGAGCACGTGGACCGCTTCGTGACCGCGGTGCGGGAACTGGTGACCGAGGGCGCCAAGTGGACGTACCGCACGGAGGACGGCCGCTGCGTCCCGGCGGTGTGA
- a CDS encoding Lrp/AsnC family transcriptional regulator yields MITAIVLIKTSVDRIPEIAEQIASLESVSEVFSVTGTYDLIAMVRVRRHEDLADVIPGRISKIPGVEATDTHVAFRTYSQHDLEAAFAIGLDS; encoded by the coding sequence GTGATCACCGCGATCGTCCTCATCAAGACCAGCGTGGACCGGATCCCCGAGATCGCGGAGCAGATCGCTTCGCTGGAGTCGGTGAGCGAGGTTTTCTCCGTCACGGGCACCTATGACCTGATCGCGATGGTCCGGGTCCGCCGGCACGAGGACCTGGCGGACGTCATCCCCGGCCGGATCAGCAAGATCCCCGGCGTGGAGGCCACGGACACACATGTGGCGTTCCGGACGTACTCGCAGCACGACCTTGAGGCGGCCTTCGCGATCGGGCTGGACTCCTGA
- a CDS encoding rhomboid family intramembrane serine protease, whose protein sequence is MISEWSTAAGRTLRAVRSTSAPLTYGLIALCCLLFVLGPASGLTPAYGSGDALAAAQRAYFRHWGVVPAELFHRPAREALTPATALFVHGSWVHLLGNMLFLFVFGAMTEERMGRVEFTLFYTGCGYLALLGYAVANAGSEQSLVGASGAISAVLGAFLYLFPRARVTSLLPFLLFLPLRFPAWVVLPFWAAVQWAAAEQASDGPGVAYLAHLVGFGLGFLYAWVRYGRGTRVKCTAAPAPEGENQP, encoded by the coding sequence ATGATCAGCGAGTGGAGCACCGCGGCCGGCCGGACCCTCAGAGCGGTGCGGAGCACCTCGGCGCCCCTCACCTACGGCCTCATCGCCCTGTGCTGTCTGCTCTTCGTCCTCGGCCCGGCCTCCGGACTCACCCCGGCCTACGGCTCCGGGGACGCCCTCGCGGCCGCGCAGCGGGCCTACTTCCGGCACTGGGGCGTGGTGCCGGCCGAGCTGTTCCACAGGCCGGCCCGCGAGGCCCTCACGCCTGCCACGGCCCTGTTCGTGCACGGCAGCTGGGTCCATCTGCTCGGCAACATGCTCTTCCTCTTCGTCTTCGGGGCGATGACCGAGGAACGCATGGGCCGCGTCGAGTTCACGCTCTTCTACACCGGCTGCGGCTACCTGGCCCTGCTGGGGTACGCGGTCGCCAACGCCGGCTCCGAGCAGTCGCTGGTGGGTGCCTCCGGGGCGATCTCGGCGGTCCTCGGTGCCTTTCTGTATCTCTTCCCCCGGGCCCGGGTGACCAGCCTTCTGCCGTTCCTGCTCTTCCTGCCGCTGCGGTTCCCCGCATGGGTCGTACTGCCGTTCTGGGCGGCGGTGCAGTGGGCGGCGGCCGAGCAGGCGTCCGACGGACCCGGGGTGGCGTATCTGGCGCATCTGGTGGGGTTCGGTCTGGGGTTCCTCTACGCGTGGGTGCGTTACGGGCGTGGGACTAGAGTGAAGTGCACCGCAGCTCCGGCACCCGAGGGAGAGAACCAGCCGTGA
- a CDS encoding NYN domain-containing protein, giving the protein MVETAGGGPGDGTAEVLDRPLPDGVRRRVVQIVSDGFGGLTVSELPAQLRQYARFTPSRRAKFAGNAMAAALETDPLFRQRIGEKLREAQPELTGALDSGSPPPAADPLDVAAAAYVLRPAGWVKLVAAAGEEAQRADAERADEESRAELERLRAELAQAREHTRAETERLRAELESARREAESLHRKLRAALSDVKRGEAALRKAQGEMDAVRAEAQAQVSSAESESRRLKSRLGEAEAALEATRRAAREGRSVEDMRVRLLLDTLLDATQGLRRELALPPVSVRPAETVDAVEPGRMTPKDIAARALSEHDPAILDQLLALPQAHLVVDGYNVTKTGYPQMPLEKQRLRLLGQLSALAAQTGAEVTCVFDGAELAAPVLLAPPRGVRVLFSKPGVTADELIRQLVRAEPPGRPVIVASTDREVADGVARAGARPVASAVLLKRLS; this is encoded by the coding sequence ATGGTGGAGACCGCAGGCGGGGGGCCGGGCGACGGCACCGCTGAGGTGCTTGACCGTCCGCTGCCCGACGGTGTGCGCCGCCGGGTCGTGCAGATCGTCTCGGACGGCTTCGGCGGGCTGACCGTGTCCGAACTGCCCGCCCAGTTGCGGCAGTACGCCCGGTTCACCCCCAGTCGCCGGGCGAAGTTCGCCGGGAACGCGATGGCGGCGGCGCTGGAGACCGATCCGCTGTTCCGGCAGCGGATCGGGGAGAAGCTCAGAGAGGCGCAGCCGGAACTGACCGGCGCCCTCGACTCCGGTTCCCCGCCCCCGGCCGCGGACCCGCTCGACGTGGCGGCCGCGGCCTACGTACTGCGCCCGGCGGGCTGGGTGAAGCTGGTCGCCGCGGCCGGCGAGGAGGCCCAGCGCGCGGACGCCGAGCGGGCCGACGAGGAGAGCCGGGCCGAGCTGGAGCGGCTGCGCGCCGAGCTGGCCCAGGCCCGTGAGCACACCCGCGCCGAGACCGAACGGCTGCGCGCGGAGCTGGAGTCGGCGCGCAGGGAAGCGGAATCGCTGCACCGTAAGCTCCGTGCCGCCCTCAGCGACGTCAAGCGGGGAGAGGCCGCGCTGCGCAAGGCCCAGGGCGAGATGGACGCCGTACGGGCCGAGGCGCAGGCGCAGGTGTCGTCCGCCGAGAGCGAGTCCCGCCGGCTCAAGTCCCGGCTCGGTGAGGCCGAGGCGGCGCTGGAGGCCACCCGCCGCGCCGCCCGCGAGGGCCGCAGCGTGGAGGACATGCGGGTACGGCTGCTGCTGGACACCCTGCTGGACGCCACCCAGGGCCTGCGGCGCGAGCTGGCCCTGCCGCCGGTGTCCGTGCGGCCGGCGGAGACCGTGGACGCCGTCGAGCCGGGCCGGATGACCCCGAAGGACATCGCGGCGCGCGCCCTGTCCGAGCACGATCCGGCCATCCTCGACCAGCTGCTCGCGCTGCCGCAGGCACATCTGGTGGTCGACGGCTACAACGTCACCAAGACCGGCTATCCGCAGATGCCGCTGGAGAAGCAGCGTCTGAGGCTGCTCGGCCAGCTCTCGGCGCTCGCCGCGCAGACCGGCGCCGAGGTGACCTGTGTCTTCGACGGCGCCGAACTGGCCGCGCCGGTGCTGCTCGCGCCGCCGCGCGGGGTGCGGGTGCTGTTCTCCAAGCCGGGGGTCACGGCCGACGAGCTGATCCGCCAGCTGGTGCGCGCGGAGCCGCCGGGCCGTCCGGTCATCGTCGCCTCCACCGACCGTGAGGTGGCCGACGGGGTCGCCAGGGCGGGTGCCCGTCCCGTCGCCTCTGCGGTGCTTCTCAAGCGACTGTCCTGA
- a CDS encoding C40 family peptidase, producing MASHRRPKQQSRARVTVLTTAAAAAVVLSANAANAAPSQKLSKDQVKAKVDDLYSQAEQATEKFDGAQAKQQKLQKEISTIQDNVARGQQDLNKLRDSLGSLATSQYRTGGIDPSVQLFLSSNPDDFLDKASTLDQLSAQQVDALKKIQDKQRELAQERAEAQAKLKDLSATRAQLAQNKKDVQGKLADAQKLLNTLTAKEKADLAAQQARADRSSSSRVDLGNSTPASGRAGAAFAAAQSVIGSPYVYGASGPSSFDCSGLTSWAYAQAGVSIPRTSQEQATIGTRINSINDLQVGDLVFFYGDIHHVGLYAGNGQVLHAPHTGAVVRYEAISDMPFQFGVRV from the coding sequence GTGGCGTCCCACCGTCGACCCAAGCAGCAGAGTCGCGCCCGCGTGACCGTGCTGACCACCGCAGCAGCCGCCGCTGTCGTGCTGAGCGCGAACGCCGCCAACGCCGCGCCGAGCCAGAAGCTCAGCAAGGACCAGGTCAAGGCCAAGGTCGACGACCTCTACTCGCAGGCCGAGCAGGCCACCGAGAAGTTCGACGGGGCGCAGGCCAAGCAGCAGAAGCTGCAGAAGGAAATCTCCACCATCCAGGACAACGTCGCCCGAGGCCAGCAGGACCTCAACAAGCTGCGCGACAGCCTGGGTTCGCTGGCCACGTCGCAGTACCGCACCGGCGGCATCGACCCCTCGGTCCAGCTGTTCCTGTCCTCCAACCCGGACGACTTCCTCGACAAGGCCTCCACGCTGGACCAGCTGAGCGCCCAGCAGGTCGACGCGCTGAAGAAGATCCAGGACAAACAGCGCGAACTGGCCCAGGAGCGCGCGGAGGCCCAGGCGAAGCTCAAGGACCTCTCCGCCACGCGCGCACAGCTGGCGCAGAACAAGAAGGACGTCCAGGGCAAGCTCGCCGACGCGCAGAAGCTGCTCAACACCCTGACCGCCAAGGAGAAGGCGGACCTGGCCGCCCAGCAGGCGCGCGCCGACCGCTCCTCCAGCTCGCGCGTCGACCTCGGCAACAGCACCCCGGCCTCCGGCCGCGCCGGTGCCGCCTTCGCCGCCGCCCAGAGCGTGATCGGCTCGCCGTACGTCTACGGCGCCTCCGGCCCCTCCTCCTTCGACTGCTCGGGCCTGACCTCCTGGGCCTACGCCCAGGCCGGTGTCTCCATCCCGCGCACCTCGCAGGAGCAGGCGACCATCGGCACCCGGATCAACTCCATCAACGACCTGCAGGTCGGCGACCTGGTCTTCTTCTACGGCGACATCCACCACGTCGGCCTCTACGCCGGCAACGGCCAGGTGCTGCACGCCCCGCACACCGGCGCCGTGGTCCGCTACGAAGCCATCTCCGACATGCCGTTCCAGTTCGGCGTCCGGGTCTGA
- a CDS encoding NlpC/P60 family protein produces the protein MGSHRRLASFGFTGFNRGATALCVLSAAAAALGAVPAQAAPHDGTRAEVDRLYQEAEQATQAFDKAEEQADSLRREVQGAQDHMARQQQRINTLREHLGSLAGAQYRAGGIDPAVALLFSDDPDDYLDKASTLDRITTQQAGQLRELRSALRELAQERSEAAGKLAELDKSRKAVAVHKKTVEQKLAKARQLIDSLPAAARAAYDRASRDTRADLPDLSGVVAPDARAAAAVAAAQSALGRPYVWGANGPSGFDCSGLMQWSYAHAGIHLPRTSQEQRFAGRHVPLSQARPGDLVVYRSDASHVAMYVGNGQVIHAPYPGAAVRYDPVGMMPISSVTRP, from the coding sequence GTGGGGTCTCACCGCCGCCTTGCCTCCTTTGGATTCACCGGATTCAACCGGGGCGCCACCGCTTTGTGCGTGCTGTCGGCCGCGGCCGCCGCGCTCGGCGCCGTACCCGCGCAGGCGGCGCCGCACGACGGCACCCGCGCCGAGGTGGACCGCCTCTACCAGGAGGCCGAGCAGGCGACCCAGGCCTTCGACAAGGCCGAGGAGCAGGCCGACTCGCTGCGCCGGGAGGTGCAGGGCGCCCAGGACCACATGGCCCGCCAGCAGCAGCGCATCAACACCCTGCGCGAGCACCTCGGTTCGCTGGCCGGCGCCCAGTACCGGGCCGGCGGCATCGACCCGGCCGTCGCGCTGCTGTTCTCCGACGACCCCGACGACTACCTCGACAAGGCCTCCACCCTCGACCGCATCACCACCCAACAGGCGGGCCAGTTGCGGGAGTTGAGGTCGGCGCTGCGGGAGCTCGCCCAGGAGCGCTCCGAGGCGGCCGGGAAACTCGCCGAGCTGGACAAGAGCCGCAAGGCCGTGGCCGTGCACAAGAAGACCGTCGAGCAGAAGCTCGCCAAGGCCCGGCAGCTGATCGACTCCCTGCCGGCCGCCGCCCGCGCCGCCTACGACCGCGCCTCCCGGGACACCCGCGCCGACCTGCCCGACCTGTCCGGCGTGGTCGCCCCGGACGCCCGTGCCGCGGCCGCCGTGGCCGCCGCGCAGTCCGCCCTCGGCCGGCCCTACGTCTGGGGTGCGAACGGCCCCTCCGGCTTCGACTGCTCGGGCCTGATGCAGTGGTCGTACGCGCATGCCGGCATCCATCTGCCGCGCACCTCGCAGGAACAGCGCTTCGCCGGCCGGCACGTCCCGCTCTCCCAGGCCCGGCCCGGCGACCTCGTGGTCTACCGGTCCGACGCCAGCCATGTGGCCATGTATGTCGGCAACGGCCAGGTCATCCACGCGCCCTACCCGGGGGCGGCGGTGCGGTACGACCCCGTCGGGATGATGCCGATCTCCTCGGTGACCCGGCCCTGA